In Carassius auratus strain Wakin chromosome 36, ASM336829v1, whole genome shotgun sequence, the following are encoded in one genomic region:
- the prxl2b gene encoding prostamide/prostaglandin F synthase — MSSVNLTSLGANQLKSTTTGEMVEIGSLWQEQTVVLFFLRRFGCQVCLWMSAEVSKLEKDLKANGVALIGIGPEETGVKEFIDGGFFKGDIYIDEKKQCYRDLGFKRYNAMNVIPAAMGKKVREIASKASAEGIQGNFSGDLLQSGGMLIVAKGGEKVLLHFVQKSPADNISLEDITKALGISANVQAGEKPQCNEDVCTR, encoded by the exons ATGTCATCCGTAAATCTGACCAGCCTAGGAGCCAACCAACTGAAAAGCACCACGACTGGAGAG ATGGTGGAGATTGGTTCTCTGTGGCAGGAGCAGACGGTTGTTCTCTTCTTCTTGCGGAGGTTTGGTTGTCAGGTTTGTCTGTGGATGTCAGCAGAGGTCAGTAAACTGGAGAAGGACCTGAAAGCAAACGGTGTTGCTCTGATCGGCATCGGACCTGAAGAGACAGGAGTGAAGGAGTTCATAGATGGGGGGTTCTTCAAGGGAG ACATCTACATTGATGAGAAAAAACAGTGTTACAGAGATTTAGGCTTTAAAAG GTACAATGCCATGAATGTGATTCCAGCTGCTATGGGGAAGAAAGTACGAGAAATCGCCTCAAag GCAAGTGCAGAAGGAATTCAAGGGAACTTTAGTGGAGATCTTCTGCAGAGTGGAGGCATGCTCATCGTCGCAAAAg GTGGAGAAAAGGTTCTGCTGCATTTTGTCCAGAAATCTCCTGCAGACAACATATCTCTGGAGGACATCACCAAAGCTCTCGGGATCTCGGCGAACGTCCAGGCTGGTGAAAAGCCACAG
- the slc45a1 gene encoding proton-associated sugar transporter A isoform X1, which yields MSSPGMGTSSDPLLSSPVGGKFGIAQQGTWRATLSKTSSFPSSTTRHLSHRANNFQRHPKRRKLIRPSPPPPPNTPCPLEQLDLSELPPRRTCPELLLNGCILFGIEFSYAMETAYVTPVLLQMGLPDQFYSLVWFISPILGFLLQPFLGAWSDRCTSRFGRRRPFIFALAIGALLGLTLVLNGRDIGSAVADTTLDHKWGIVLTVCGVVLMDFSADSADNPSHAYMMDVCSPEDQDRGLNMHALLAGLGGGFGYIVGGINWDKTEFGRSMGGQLRVIYLFTSITLTVATAMTLTSIPERPLPQSQPQTRSSQILKSPNLPLPPSPPPPPGTALDQDDEEEEEALYNSQFSNRHYQDLLGRSSSANARLYAGLTSPISPLSPLTPKYGSFISRDNSLTGINEFASSLGTSYIDRVLIECYTGQQTPLEPEAVAPPLPPRDTPPPPQSEIPTTYEVAQQNKLSQPNGQLLATEELRASEQKPAIEPAEQPNDVQQAASGSQRGSTSGILKRPQSLALMEDQVNAPSGGLDNGRRRTVTFSQQVANILLNGMHYDSDLSSTHEAADSQMSIKLLCTAIYRMPPCLRSLCTNHFLGWLSFEGMLLFYTDFMGEVVFGGDPKAHHDSEEYKRYNSGVSMGCWGMCIYAFSAAFYSAILEKLEERFSLRSLYFFAYLAFGLGTGLATLSTNLYVLLSLCVTYGVLFSSLCTLPYSLLCEYYQSPQFCGSSEDGTRRGMGVDISLLSCQYFLAQILVSVAMGPLTSLVGGAQGVMYFSSLMSFVGCLYSSLCVVYHLPPPEGEPPQSETQPLLVHI from the exons ATGTCATCTCCTGGAATGGGCACCTCGAGCGACCCCCTGTTGTCCAGTCCTGTAGGGGGGAAGTTCGGGATTGCCCAGCAAGGCACCTGGAGAGCCACTCTGTCCAAAACGTCCAGTTTCCCATCGTCCACCACACGGCACCTCAGTCACAGAGCCAACAACTTCCAGAGGCACCCAAAGCGACGGAAACTGATCAGGCCGTCTCCACCACCACCGCCGAACACACCGTGTCCCCTGGAACAGCTCGACCTGAGCGAACTTCCTCCGAGACGCACTTGCCCCGAGCTTCTCTTGAATGGCTGCATTTTGTTTGGGATCGAGTTCAGCTACGCAATGGAAACGGCGTATGTCACACCCGTGTTACTTCAGATGGGGCTGCCCGACCAGTTCTACAGTCTAGTGTGGTTCATCAGTCCAATTTTAG GGTTCCTTCTGCAACCATTTCTTGGGGCATGGAGTGACCGGTGTACGTCTCGCTTTGGCCGCAGGAGACCGTTTATTTTTGCCCTGGCGATAG GGGCTCTGCTGGGTCTAACACTGGTGCTGAATGGACGGGACATTGGATCGGCTGTGGCGGACACCACCCTCGATCATAAGTGGGGCATCGTGCTGACGGTGTGCGGCGTGGTTCTGATGGACTTCAGTGCCGACTCAGCTGACAACCCCAGTCATGCATACATGATGGATGTGTGTAGCCCAGAGGACCAAGACCGAGGCCTGAATATGCACGCTCTTCTGGCAG GTCTTGGCGGCGGCTTCGGCTACATTGTGGGTGGCATTAACTGGGATAAAACGGAGTTCGGAAGGTCAATGGGTGGCCAGCTCCGGGTCATATACCTGTTTACCAGCATCACCCTCACTGTCGCCACAGCCATGACCCTCACCAGCATCCCCGAGCGACCTCTGCCCCAGTCCCAGCCTCAAACCAGAAGCTCCCAAATCCTCAAGAGCCCCAATCTTCCTCTGCCGCCCTCCCCACCTCCTCCTCCTGGAACTGCTTTGGACCAggatgatgaggaggaagaggaagcccTCTATAACAGCCAGTTCTCCAATCGCCATTACCAGGATCTACTGGGTCGCTCCAGCAGTGCCAACGCACGTCTCTACGCAGGCCTCACCAGCCCCATTTCCCCTCTGAGTCCTCTGACGCCCAAATACGGCAGCTTCATCAGTCGGGATAACTCTCTCACTGGCATTAATGAGTTTGCTTCCTCCTTAGGCACCTCTTATATAGACAGAGTATTGATTGAATGCTACACTGGGCAGCAGACTCCATTAGAACCCGAGGCAGTGGCTCCGCCCCTTCCACCAAGGGACACACCCCCTCCTCCTCAAAGCGAAATACCTACCACATATGAAGTTGCACAGCAAAACAAACTCTCGCAGCCTAATGGACAGTTGCTGGCGACTGAGGAGTTGCGAGCTAGTGAGCAAAAGCCAGCCATTGAACCCGCTGAGCAGCCTAATGATGTCCAGCAGGCTGCGTCTGGATCACAGAGAGGAAGTACCTCAGGGATACTGAAGCGCCCCCAGAGTCTGGCCTTAATGGAGGACCAGGTAAATGCTCCAAGTGGCGGTTTGGACAACGGCCGTAGGCGTACTGTCACCTTCAGTCAACAG GTGGCAAATATATTGCTGAATGGCATGCATTATGACAGTGACCTCAGCAGCACCCATGAAGCAGCAGACTCTCAAATGTCAATAAAGCTGCTCTGTACTGCCATCTACAGGATGCCTCCATGTTTACGAAGTCTGTGCACCAACCATTTCCTAG GTTGGTTATCGTTTGAGGGGATGCTGCTCTTCTACACTGACTTTATGGGGGAGGTTGTGTTTGGGGGCGACCCAAAGGCCCACCACGATTCAGAGGAGTACAAGCGCTACAATTCAGGCGTCAGCATGGGCTGCTGGGGGATGTGCATCTATGCATTTAGTGCTGCTTTTTATTCAG CCATTCTTGAGAAGCTGGAGGAGCGGTTCTCATTACGTTCTCTGTATTTTTTCGCCTACCTGGCCTTCGGTTTGGGCACAGGACTGGCCACTCTCTCCACCAACCTGTACGTGTTGCTGTCTCTCTGCGTCACCTACGGcgttctcttctcttctctctgtaCGCTGCCTTACTCTCTGCTCTGTGAATACTACCAGAGCCCACAG TTCTGCGGCTCATCAGAGGACGGGACCAGGCGTGGTATGGGGGTGGACATCTCCCTGCTCAGCTGCCAGTACTTCCTGGCACAGATCCTGGTTTCGGTGGCGATGGGCCCTCTGACATCGCTGGTGGGAGGGGCCCAGGGCGTGATGTACTTTTCGAGTCTGATGTCATTTGTGGGGTGCCTGTACTCCTCACTGTGTGTGGTGTACCATCTGCCACCACCCGAGGGTGAGCCTCCCCAGAGTGAGACGCAGCCACTGCTGGTGCACATTTAG
- the slc45a1 gene encoding proton-associated sugar transporter A isoform X2, whose protein sequence is MSSPGMGTSSDPLLSSPVGGKFGIAQQGTWRATLSKTSSFPSSTTRHLSHRANNFQRHPKRRKLIRPSPPPPPNTPCPLEQLDLSELPPRRTCPELLLNGCILFGIEFSYAMETAYVTPVLLQMGLPDQFYSLVWFISPILGFLLQPFLGAWSDRCTSRFGRRRPFIFALAIGALLGLTLVLNGRDIGSAVADTTLDHKWGIVLTVCGVVLMDFSADSADNPSHAYMMDVCSPEDQDRGLNMHALLAGLGGGFGYIVGGINWDKTEFGRSMGGQLRVIYLFTSITLTVATAMTLTSIPERPLPQSQPQTRSSQILKSPNLPLPPSPPPPPGTALDQDDEEEEEALYNSQFSNRHYQDLLGRSSSANARLYAGLTSPISPLSPLTPKYGSFISRDNSLTGINEFASSLGTSYIDRVLIECYTGQQTPLEPEAVAPPLPPRDTPPPPQSEIPTTYEVAQQNKLSQPNGQLLATEELRASEQKPAIEPAEQPNDVQQAASGSQRGSTSGILKRPQSLALMEDQVNAPSGGLDNGRRRTVTFSQQVANILLNGMHYDSDLSSTHEAADSQMSIKLLCTAIYRMPPCLRSLCTNHFLGWLSFEGMLLFYTDFMGEVVFGGDPKAHHDSEEYKRYNSGVSMGCWGMCIYAFSAAFYSAILEKLEERFSLRSLYFFAYLAFGLGTGLATLSTNLYVLLSLCVTYGVLFSSLCTLPYSLLCEYYQSPQFCGSSEDGTRRGMGVDISLLSCQYFLAQILVSVAMGPLTSLVGGAQGVMYFSSLMSFVGCLYSSLCVVYHLPPPEGRADVEAGV, encoded by the exons ATGTCATCTCCTGGAATGGGCACCTCGAGCGACCCCCTGTTGTCCAGTCCTGTAGGGGGGAAGTTCGGGATTGCCCAGCAAGGCACCTGGAGAGCCACTCTGTCCAAAACGTCCAGTTTCCCATCGTCCACCACACGGCACCTCAGTCACAGAGCCAACAACTTCCAGAGGCACCCAAAGCGACGGAAACTGATCAGGCCGTCTCCACCACCACCGCCGAACACACCGTGTCCCCTGGAACAGCTCGACCTGAGCGAACTTCCTCCGAGACGCACTTGCCCCGAGCTTCTCTTGAATGGCTGCATTTTGTTTGGGATCGAGTTCAGCTACGCAATGGAAACGGCGTATGTCACACCCGTGTTACTTCAGATGGGGCTGCCCGACCAGTTCTACAGTCTAGTGTGGTTCATCAGTCCAATTTTAG GGTTCCTTCTGCAACCATTTCTTGGGGCATGGAGTGACCGGTGTACGTCTCGCTTTGGCCGCAGGAGACCGTTTATTTTTGCCCTGGCGATAG GGGCTCTGCTGGGTCTAACACTGGTGCTGAATGGACGGGACATTGGATCGGCTGTGGCGGACACCACCCTCGATCATAAGTGGGGCATCGTGCTGACGGTGTGCGGCGTGGTTCTGATGGACTTCAGTGCCGACTCAGCTGACAACCCCAGTCATGCATACATGATGGATGTGTGTAGCCCAGAGGACCAAGACCGAGGCCTGAATATGCACGCTCTTCTGGCAG GTCTTGGCGGCGGCTTCGGCTACATTGTGGGTGGCATTAACTGGGATAAAACGGAGTTCGGAAGGTCAATGGGTGGCCAGCTCCGGGTCATATACCTGTTTACCAGCATCACCCTCACTGTCGCCACAGCCATGACCCTCACCAGCATCCCCGAGCGACCTCTGCCCCAGTCCCAGCCTCAAACCAGAAGCTCCCAAATCCTCAAGAGCCCCAATCTTCCTCTGCCGCCCTCCCCACCTCCTCCTCCTGGAACTGCTTTGGACCAggatgatgaggaggaagaggaagcccTCTATAACAGCCAGTTCTCCAATCGCCATTACCAGGATCTACTGGGTCGCTCCAGCAGTGCCAACGCACGTCTCTACGCAGGCCTCACCAGCCCCATTTCCCCTCTGAGTCCTCTGACGCCCAAATACGGCAGCTTCATCAGTCGGGATAACTCTCTCACTGGCATTAATGAGTTTGCTTCCTCCTTAGGCACCTCTTATATAGACAGAGTATTGATTGAATGCTACACTGGGCAGCAGACTCCATTAGAACCCGAGGCAGTGGCTCCGCCCCTTCCACCAAGGGACACACCCCCTCCTCCTCAAAGCGAAATACCTACCACATATGAAGTTGCACAGCAAAACAAACTCTCGCAGCCTAATGGACAGTTGCTGGCGACTGAGGAGTTGCGAGCTAGTGAGCAAAAGCCAGCCATTGAACCCGCTGAGCAGCCTAATGATGTCCAGCAGGCTGCGTCTGGATCACAGAGAGGAAGTACCTCAGGGATACTGAAGCGCCCCCAGAGTCTGGCCTTAATGGAGGACCAGGTAAATGCTCCAAGTGGCGGTTTGGACAACGGCCGTAGGCGTACTGTCACCTTCAGTCAACAG GTGGCAAATATATTGCTGAATGGCATGCATTATGACAGTGACCTCAGCAGCACCCATGAAGCAGCAGACTCTCAAATGTCAATAAAGCTGCTCTGTACTGCCATCTACAGGATGCCTCCATGTTTACGAAGTCTGTGCACCAACCATTTCCTAG GTTGGTTATCGTTTGAGGGGATGCTGCTCTTCTACACTGACTTTATGGGGGAGGTTGTGTTTGGGGGCGACCCAAAGGCCCACCACGATTCAGAGGAGTACAAGCGCTACAATTCAGGCGTCAGCATGGGCTGCTGGGGGATGTGCATCTATGCATTTAGTGCTGCTTTTTATTCAG CCATTCTTGAGAAGCTGGAGGAGCGGTTCTCATTACGTTCTCTGTATTTTTTCGCCTACCTGGCCTTCGGTTTGGGCACAGGACTGGCCACTCTCTCCACCAACCTGTACGTGTTGCTGTCTCTCTGCGTCACCTACGGcgttctcttctcttctctctgtaCGCTGCCTTACTCTCTGCTCTGTGAATACTACCAGAGCCCACAG TTCTGCGGCTCATCAGAGGACGGGACCAGGCGTGGTATGGGGGTGGACATCTCCCTGCTCAGCTGCCAGTACTTCCTGGCACAGATCCTGGTTTCGGTGGCGATGGGCCCTCTGACATCGCTGGTGGGAGGGGCCCAGGGCGTGATGTACTTTTCGAGTCTGATGTCATTTGTGGGGTGCCTGTACTCCTCACTGTGTGTGGTGTACCATCTGCCACCACCCGAGG GCAGAGCTGACGTTGAGGCTGGAGTGTGA